In Streptomyces sp. NBC_01426, one genomic interval encodes:
- a CDS encoding helix-turn-helix transcriptional regulator, whose amino-acid sequence MTVYQVMLDHPGYSIDEIAAHCALIPTQVHDHLDELSRLTLVRASAEHPGQLRAVSPGIGLADLLAGQEAELAARQAQLVASRAAVTRMVAERAEHHANQGERLHGMDAIHDRLELMGRAATTEVLSSQPGIQRPEDLAASRPSDTVALGRGITMRTLYQDTTRNQPHITTYAHWLLSQGSEVRTAPTIPQRMVVVDRTQALVPIDPADTRRGALHVTEPGILAALLDFFEQAWSTAVPLGVTRPDDPQTGITPTEREVLRLLSTGLTDEAVGQRLGISSRTIGRHMSSIMERLGAGSRFEAGIKAAHKGWL is encoded by the coding sequence ATGACGGTGTATCAAGTCATGTTGGACCACCCGGGCTACAGCATCGACGAAATCGCTGCGCACTGTGCCCTGATACCCACTCAAGTGCACGACCACCTTGACGAGCTGAGTCGGCTCACGCTCGTACGGGCCTCAGCTGAACACCCCGGCCAACTGCGCGCGGTCAGCCCCGGGATCGGCCTGGCCGACCTCCTTGCCGGCCAGGAGGCCGAACTCGCCGCCCGCCAGGCCCAGCTCGTCGCGTCACGCGCCGCCGTCACCCGCATGGTCGCCGAACGCGCTGAGCACCACGCGAACCAAGGCGAACGCCTGCACGGCATGGACGCCATCCATGACCGTCTGGAACTCATGGGCCGCGCCGCCACCACCGAAGTCCTGAGCAGCCAACCCGGCATCCAGCGCCCCGAGGACCTGGCCGCCAGTCGCCCCTCCGACACCGTGGCTCTCGGCCGCGGCATCACGATGCGCACCCTCTACCAGGACACAACCCGAAACCAACCCCACATCACCACCTACGCTCACTGGCTCCTCAGCCAGGGCAGCGAGGTCCGTACCGCCCCCACGATTCCCCAGCGCATGGTCGTCGTCGACCGCACCCAGGCCCTGGTCCCCATCGACCCCGCCGACACACGTCGGGGCGCCCTCCACGTCACCGAACCCGGAATTCTCGCCGCGCTGCTCGACTTCTTCGAACAGGCCTGGAGCACCGCCGTTCCCCTCGGCGTCACCCGCCCCGACGACCCCCAGACCGGCATCACCCCCACGGAACGCGAGGTCCTGCGCCTACTCAGCACCGGCCTCACCGACGAAGCGGTGGGCCAGCGCCTCGGAATCTCCTCACGCACCATCGGACGTCACATGTCCTCGATCATGGAACGGCTCGGCGCCGGCAGCCGCTTCGAAGCCGGAATCAAAGCGGCCCACAAGGGCTGGCTCTGA
- a CDS encoding SDR family NAD(P)-dependent oxidoreductase yields MTKTAVVTAGTAGIGLETALGLAGAGFSVTVVGRNADRGDQAVGRINATYPARPARFLPADLGSLDQVRALADRIAAEHAVSGEPLTVLVNNVGAMFPDRQTLDGIEASFVVNHLSPYLLTELLLPTLTAGAPSRIVNVTSSAVGLAKRAFDTVEPPGGYYGFHWYGRAKLANLAYTLDLATRLEGTGVSVFAADPGGAATDMTNDTLTDPKIVSPALRLLWPLVRRKFERSTSGPASLAARPSIVAATDDTLAGQTGIVIGAQARPMAPLRAATDARVAQDVRRLSERHAPLTLTAT; encoded by the coding sequence ATGACGAAGACAGCCGTGGTCACGGCGGGGACGGCCGGCATAGGGCTGGAGACGGCCCTGGGGCTGGCCGGTGCCGGGTTCTCGGTCACCGTGGTCGGACGTAACGCCGACCGGGGCGACCAGGCGGTCGGCCGAATCAACGCGACGTACCCGGCGCGCCCCGCCCGGTTCCTGCCCGCCGACCTCGGCTCGCTCGACCAGGTGCGCGCGCTCGCCGACCGGATCGCCGCCGAGCACGCCGTCTCCGGCGAACCGCTGACCGTGCTGGTCAACAACGTCGGGGCGATGTTCCCGGATCGACAGACCCTGGATGGGATCGAGGCGTCGTTCGTCGTCAACCATCTCTCGCCGTACCTGCTGACGGAACTGCTACTGCCCACACTGACGGCCGGGGCGCCGAGCAGGATCGTGAACGTGACCTCGAGTGCGGTCGGGCTCGCGAAACGGGCCTTCGACACCGTCGAGCCGCCCGGCGGCTACTACGGTTTCCACTGGTACGGCCGCGCCAAGCTCGCCAACCTCGCCTACACGCTCGACCTGGCCACCCGGCTGGAAGGCACGGGCGTCTCGGTCTTCGCGGCCGATCCCGGAGGCGCCGCGACCGACATGACCAACGACACCCTGACCGACCCGAAGATCGTCTCACCAGCCCTGCGGCTGCTGTGGCCGCTGGTGCGCCGCAAGTTCGAACGTTCTACCTCGGGTCCGGCGTCCCTGGCTGCCCGGCCCTCGATCGTCGCCGCCACCGACGACACCCTTGCGGGCCAGACCGGCATCGTCATCGGAGCCCAGGCGCGCCCGATGGCACCGCTGCGCGCAGCCACAGACGCCCGCGTCGCCCAGGACGTGCGCCGGCTCAGCGAACGGCACGCACCTCTCACTCTCACGGCTACCTGA
- a CDS encoding transposase — MSDAEWAVVPATAAGAGPAAGPGRGGAGRAGAGRAGPGRVGAGRGGQPEAYCHRAMPDAIRYLVDNGTKWRSMPADFPPWDRTYAFFRRWRNHDLVHEFHDRL, encoded by the coding sequence ATGTCGGACGCCGAGTGGGCGGTGGTCCCGGCCACTGCTGCCGGTGCCGGGCCGGCTGCGGGGCCGGGTCGGGGCGGGGCGGGCCGGGCCGGGGCGGGGCGGGCCGGGCCGGGTCGGGTCGGGGCGGGGCGGGGCGGGCAACCGGAGGCCTATTGCCACCGCGCGATGCCGGACGCGATCCGCTACCTGGTCGACAACGGCACGAAGTGGCGGTCCATGCCCGCCGACTTCCCACCGTGGGACCGGACCTACGCGTTCTTCCGGCGCTGGCGCAACCACGATCTGGTCCACGAGTTCCACGACCGGCTCTGA
- a CDS encoding DUF3592 domain-containing protein, with protein sequence MSASQILLLLASVFTAAGSVIGVVASLKIRRVRFLLREGSTARGVVTRLEETRIAPASDAGSTSRSVGTTVYYPVITWSTGDGRAMETRTDIARPKDRTLRVGARVEVRYDEADPSRWTLPAEGTAFWWLFSALGALFVAMGLGFALGGLS encoded by the coding sequence GTGTCTGCTTCCCAGATCCTCTTGCTCTTGGCATCGGTCTTCACCGCCGCGGGGTCGGTTATCGGCGTCGTCGCCTCTCTCAAGATCCGACGCGTCCGGTTCCTGCTGAGGGAGGGCAGTACGGCGCGGGGCGTGGTGACCCGTCTTGAGGAGACCCGGATCGCGCCGGCCTCGGATGCCGGCAGCACCAGCCGGAGCGTCGGAACCACCGTGTACTACCCGGTCATCACTTGGAGTACGGGCGACGGCCGCGCAATGGAAACCAGGACGGACATCGCTCGGCCCAAGGACAGGACCCTTCGCGTCGGTGCCCGCGTCGAGGTCCGATACGACGAGGCAGACCCGTCACGGTGGACCCTCCCGGCCGAGGGCACCGCCTTTTGGTGGCTGTTCAGCGCACTGGGCGCGTTGTTCGTCGCGATGGGGCTGGGGTTCGCCCTAGGGGGCCTGTCGTAA
- a CDS encoding two-component response regulator → MTVRGAVEGVWSGSRQRFVSEHTVQDNLKSVFATTATNNRRMLPARALGT, encoded by the coding sequence GTGACCGTCCGCGGGGCGGTGGAGGGTGTCTGGTCGGGTTCCCGCCAGAGGTTCGTCTCCGAGCACACCGTGCAGGACAACCTCAAGTCGGTGTTCGCCACGACCGCGACGAACAACCGCAGAATGCTGCCTGCCCGCGCACTCGGAACGTGA
- a CDS encoding alpha/beta fold hydrolase, which translates to MPRIELSSGPIDYQDTGGEGPVLVLAHGLPMNETQWRKVVPLLDGYRCVLPTLPLGGHRQPMNPDADLSQRGVALLLGEFIEGLGLDRVTLVLNDWGGGQFLVSEGQGRRIARLVLVACEAFDNFPPGPAKAMAQVCRIPGGVWLLTRLMRVPAFRHSRGGYGGMSLRGVPDEIMDDWFAPATRSRAIRRDFAKFATGAPERKTLLAWSDRLRDFDRPVLVVWATEDRLMPREHGPRLAELYPQGRLVEIADSSTLVPEDQPEQLAQVLTDFLTQTGAEPVRRVS; encoded by the coding sequence ATGCCGAGGATCGAGTTGTCGTCCGGACCGATCGACTATCAGGACACCGGCGGTGAAGGGCCTGTACTGGTACTCGCCCACGGTTTACCGATGAACGAGACTCAGTGGCGCAAGGTGGTCCCGTTGTTGGACGGATACCGCTGCGTCCTGCCCACGCTGCCCCTGGGCGGTCATCGTCAGCCGATGAATCCGGATGCCGATCTGTCCCAGCGCGGTGTTGCCCTGCTCTTGGGCGAGTTCATCGAGGGGCTCGGTCTGGACCGGGTGACCCTCGTTCTCAATGACTGGGGCGGTGGACAGTTTCTGGTGTCGGAAGGGCAGGGCCGGCGCATCGCCCGCCTGGTGCTGGTGGCCTGCGAGGCCTTCGACAACTTTCCCCCAGGGCCGGCCAAGGCCATGGCGCAGGTGTGCAGGATTCCCGGCGGCGTCTGGCTCCTGACGCGACTCATGCGCGTTCCCGCCTTCCGTCACAGCCGGGGCGGATACGGCGGGATGAGCCTGCGTGGAGTCCCCGACGAGATCATGGACGACTGGTTCGCTCCCGCCACCCGCAGCAGGGCCATCCGCAGGGACTTCGCCAAATTCGCGACCGGGGCACCCGAACGCAAGACCCTGCTCGCCTGGAGCGATCGACTGCGTGACTTCGACCGCCCGGTATTGGTCGTCTGGGCGACCGAGGACCGGTTGATGCCGCGTGAGCACGGACCTCGGCTGGCCGAGCTGTACCCCCAGGGCCGGCTGGTCGAGATCGCCGACTCGTCCACCCTCGTCCCCGAGGACCAGCCCGAACAACTCGCCCAAGTACTCACCGACTTCCTGACCCAAACCGGAGCAGAACCGGTCCGAAGGGTCTCCTGA
- a CDS encoding maleylpyruvate isomerase family mycothiol-dependent enzyme produces MEKNLEFPDLLRLIDERSTAFRAVVAAAPGLDAQVPTCPGWTLFDLVKHLGGGDRFWAAIVGAGPADAPPAEAVAARAALGVPQEREALLAWLDASTQLLLGALRAAGPESGCWTWWPASQSPQTAGGTARHRVQETAVHTYDAQLAGGAPQPLPVEPALDGVEEFLFTVCATPSAWPHKPTAFDFHAAEGRSWRLTVDGDGARTTRIPAPTAATGEDSDAAGASVHGTASELVLYLYDRIQADSLHVDGDAGLLDLLRAWEPEEK; encoded by the coding sequence GTGGAAAAGAATCTTGAGTTCCCTGACCTGTTGCGACTGATCGATGAACGGTCGACCGCCTTCCGCGCCGTGGTCGCCGCCGCGCCCGGTCTCGACGCGCAGGTGCCGACCTGCCCCGGGTGGACGCTGTTCGATCTGGTGAAGCACCTGGGTGGGGGAGACCGTTTCTGGGCCGCCATCGTCGGCGCGGGGCCTGCCGACGCTCCCCCGGCCGAGGCCGTCGCCGCGCGCGCCGCGCTGGGAGTGCCGCAGGAGCGTGAGGCCCTGCTGGCCTGGCTGGACGCGTCGACGCAGCTTCTGCTGGGCGCCCTGCGCGCGGCGGGACCGGAGAGCGGTTGCTGGACGTGGTGGCCCGCGTCGCAGTCACCGCAGACCGCGGGCGGCACCGCCCGGCACCGGGTCCAGGAGACCGCGGTGCACACCTACGACGCCCAGCTCGCCGGGGGCGCCCCGCAGCCGCTGCCGGTCGAGCCGGCACTCGACGGTGTGGAGGAGTTCCTGTTCACCGTCTGCGCAACGCCGAGTGCCTGGCCGCACAAGCCCACGGCCTTCGACTTCCACGCCGCCGAGGGCCGCTCCTGGCGCCTCACCGTCGACGGCGACGGCGCACGCACCACCCGCATCCCCGCGCCCACCGCCGCGACCGGCGAAGACTCGGACGCAGCCGGCGCCTCCGTCCACGGCACGGCCAGTGAGCTGGTCCTCTACCTGTACGACCGGATCCAGGCCGACTCCTTGCACGTTGACGGAGACGCAGGGCTGCTCGACCTGCTCCGCGCCTGGGAGCCGGAGGAGAAGTAG
- a CDS encoding alpha/beta hydrolase: MTTVSPAARRALAVGLTLAACLTSSPVLATAAQTPAQDSSGAGLDRYYRQHLGWGSCIKGPDDTTGRDLDQAGVQCADVTVPLDYADPRGRTITVAISRLKATDTRHRIGAILLNNGGPGGPALQSPPQARASMKEVGARYDIVGFDPRFIGRSTALDCGLPVGMTWLSAGTGRAGFDRQVALQKSLADKCRATDAAVLPHITTRNTARDMDVIRGTLGERKISFLGYSYGTYLGTVYTQMFPGRHDRMVLDGAINPSDYRPRLLKGTERENEKALSDWAAWAAEHHDTYGLGRSRAEVLAAVDRIVAAAARGPLTIGADADAFRIDESQVPLLLFSGIADDTAPARASFGELVSVLAKAAEGRPTTVPPMLVPELRYVLRGEGEPTGAQSAVICGDVAAARDPELYWRDIERNRTAHPLFGALTNNINPCAFWDSPREEPTRVRRDAPALIVAATGDPRTTYKGSVELHKQLPSSRLVTLEGANRHALFGRYGNACVDDQVNRYLATGKLPARDQTCVKQAG; this comes from the coding sequence GTGACCACTGTCAGCCCCGCCGCACGCCGCGCCTTGGCCGTGGGCCTCACCCTCGCCGCCTGCCTCACGTCCTCCCCCGTCCTGGCCACGGCCGCCCAGACCCCCGCCCAGGACAGCTCCGGGGCCGGACTGGACCGGTACTACCGCCAGCACCTCGGCTGGGGCAGCTGCATCAAGGGCCCCGACGACACCACGGGCCGCGATCTGGACCAGGCAGGCGTGCAGTGCGCGGACGTGACCGTGCCCCTGGACTACGCCGACCCCCGGGGGCGCACGATCACCGTGGCGATCTCCCGGCTCAAGGCCACCGACACCCGCCACCGCATCGGCGCGATCCTCCTCAACAACGGCGGTCCGGGCGGTCCCGCGCTCCAGTCCCCGCCGCAGGCCCGCGCGTCGATGAAGGAGGTCGGCGCGCGCTACGACATCGTCGGCTTCGACCCGCGCTTCATCGGGCGCAGCACCGCGCTGGACTGCGGCTTGCCCGTCGGCATGACCTGGCTGTCCGCCGGCACCGGCCGGGCGGGCTTCGACCGCCAGGTCGCCCTGCAGAAGAGCCTGGCCGACAAGTGCCGGGCCACCGACGCCGCGGTGCTCCCGCACATCACCACCCGCAACACGGCCCGCGACATGGACGTCATCCGCGGCACGCTCGGCGAGCGGAAGATCTCCTTCCTGGGCTACTCGTACGGCACCTACCTGGGCACGGTCTACACGCAGATGTTCCCCGGGCGCCACGACCGGATGGTGCTGGACGGGGCGATCAACCCGAGCGACTACCGCCCGCGGCTGCTGAAGGGCACCGAGCGCGAGAACGAGAAGGCGCTGTCCGATTGGGCCGCCTGGGCCGCGGAGCACCACGACACCTACGGCCTCGGCCGCAGCCGCGCCGAGGTGCTCGCCGCCGTCGACCGCATCGTCGCGGCGGCCGCGCGCGGTCCGCTGACCATCGGCGCCGACGCCGACGCCTTCCGGATCGACGAGAGCCAGGTGCCGCTCCTCCTCTTCTCGGGCATCGCGGACGACACCGCACCGGCGCGGGCGTCGTTCGGCGAGCTGGTTTCCGTACTGGCCAAAGCCGCGGAGGGCCGGCCGACGACGGTACCGCCGATGCTCGTCCCGGAGCTCCGGTACGTGCTGCGCGGTGAGGGCGAGCCCACCGGCGCGCAGTCCGCCGTCATCTGCGGGGACGTGGCCGCCGCGCGCGATCCCGAGCTCTACTGGCGGGACATCGAGCGCAACCGCACCGCGCACCCGCTGTTCGGCGCTCTGACCAACAACATCAACCCGTGCGCCTTCTGGGACTCGCCGCGCGAAGAGCCCACCCGGGTGCGGCGCGATGCTCCTGCACTGATCGTCGCCGCCACCGGTGACCCGCGTACGACGTACAAGGGAAGCGTCGAGCTGCACAAGCAGCTGCCGAGCTCCAGGCTGGTCACCCTCGAGGGCGCCAACCGGCACGCCCTCTTCGGGCGCTACGGCAACGCGTGCGTGGACGACCAGGTCAACCGGTACCTGGCCACCGGCAAGCTGCCGGCGAGGGACCAGACCTGCGTCAAGCAGGCGGGGTAG
- a CDS encoding MFS transporter, whose protein sequence is MTRAAGSGAVGGVPGARRILAPLALAQFICSFAGSNMNVMINDISEDLDTTVQGVQIAITIFLLVMAALMIPGGKLTDKWGRKRCLMAGLVVYGLGAMISAVAPRLGVLIIGNSILEGVGTALLIPPVYILTTLLFTGTTARARAFGVIMAMGGIGAAAGPLIGGLITSAISWRAAFVFQALVIVVILVLARGIADPLPPDPSRPFDTVGAVLSAAGLVLLVTGILAVDDDGRLALGLLLAGALVLAGFFAWVRGRERAGREALLSTAMFHNRTSNLGLITQNTQWLMLMGVSFTVAAYLQVVRGYDAIQTGVIFTAATLGILASSLAAEKLARRRAQRTLIMAGFATTIAGIAVLLAFVAGTPNPWAFAPGLLLIGLGLGVMLTPSVNMVQSCFPESQQGEISGLSRSVSNLGSSLGTAVAGTILVSGLSTGAYATAMVALAVVGVGGLVAAALLPRTHPTATTTPDTGPPDRP, encoded by the coding sequence ATGACGCGAGCGGCTGGTTCTGGTGCTGTGGGAGGTGTGCCTGGCGCGCGGCGGATTCTGGCTCCGCTGGCGTTGGCACAGTTCATCTGCAGCTTCGCAGGTTCGAACATGAACGTGATGATCAATGACATCAGCGAGGACCTGGACACCACGGTGCAGGGCGTGCAGATCGCGATCACGATCTTCCTGCTGGTGATGGCCGCGCTCATGATCCCGGGTGGGAAGCTCACCGACAAGTGGGGCCGCAAGCGCTGCCTGATGGCGGGACTGGTGGTGTATGGGCTGGGGGCGATGATCAGCGCGGTGGCACCAAGGCTCGGTGTGCTCATCATCGGGAACTCGATCCTGGAGGGCGTGGGCACGGCCCTGCTGATCCCGCCGGTCTACATCCTGACGACACTCCTGTTCACCGGCACGACGGCCCGGGCGCGCGCGTTCGGGGTGATCATGGCGATGGGCGGGATCGGTGCGGCCGCGGGCCCGCTGATCGGCGGGCTGATCACGAGTGCGATCAGCTGGCGGGCGGCGTTCGTGTTCCAGGCACTCGTGATCGTGGTGATCTTGGTGCTGGCCCGTGGGATCGCCGATCCGCTGCCTCCCGACCCCAGCCGCCCCTTCGACACCGTGGGGGCCGTGCTGTCGGCGGCGGGACTCGTACTGCTGGTCACCGGCATCCTCGCCGTCGACGACGACGGCCGCCTGGCGCTGGGTCTACTGCTGGCCGGGGCGCTGGTGCTGGCAGGCTTCTTCGCCTGGGTACGGGGGCGGGAACGGGCGGGCCGTGAGGCGTTGTTGTCGACCGCGATGTTTCACAACCGCACCTCCAACCTGGGCCTGATCACCCAGAACACCCAGTGGCTGATGCTCATGGGTGTGTCGTTCACCGTCGCCGCCTACCTGCAGGTCGTCCGCGGCTACGACGCGATCCAGACCGGCGTGATCTTCACCGCCGCCACTCTCGGCATCCTCGCCTCCTCCCTGGCCGCGGAGAAACTCGCCCGCCGACGCGCGCAGCGCACCCTGATCATGGCCGGCTTCGCCACGACCATCGCCGGCATCGCCGTGCTCCTCGCCTTCGTCGCCGGGACACCCAACCCATGGGCGTTCGCCCCCGGACTCCTGCTGATCGGACTGGGGCTGGGGGTCATGCTCACCCCGTCGGTGAACATGGTCCAGTCCTGCTTCCCCGAGTCCCAACAGGGCGAGATCTCGGGCCTCTCCCGCAGCGTCTCCAACCTCGGCTCCTCCCTGGGAACAGCTGTGGCGGGAACGATCCTGGTCTCGGGACTCAGCACCGGCGCATACGCGACAGCCATGGTCGCCCTCGCCGTCGTGGGTGTCGGCGGCCTGGTAGCCGCCGCCCTGCTCCCACGCACCCACCCGACAGCGACCACCACCCCCGACACAGGGCCACCCGACAGGCCCTGA
- a CDS encoding TetR/AcrR family transcriptional regulator encodes MVEKDRIPSVWTRPTSSPRSPALNRAAIVREAISMLDEDGIEALSMRKLGARLNAGATSMYRHVATKDELMELAVDEVLGEVVVPESIEGSWRNAVTTCADSFRATALRHPWVCAELGQAGLAYLGPNLASVIERLLNLLTRTGFADPHTAVDALFSYSIGMSTTESAWLTTVARSGQTEAEFLARLLEPTAAEGGHGPDEHNATADLDPVAIRDLKFANGLDIVLDGLNTRLSGTSLSGAPSGDAPDKG; translated from the coding sequence GTGGTAGAGAAGGACCGCATCCCCTCGGTGTGGACACGCCCCACGTCATCGCCCCGGTCGCCCGCTCTCAACCGGGCCGCGATCGTTCGCGAGGCGATCTCGATGCTCGACGAGGACGGCATCGAGGCTCTGAGCATGCGCAAGCTGGGTGCCCGGCTGAACGCCGGTGCCACCTCCATGTATCGGCACGTCGCCACCAAAGACGAACTGATGGAACTGGCGGTGGACGAGGTCCTCGGGGAAGTCGTCGTGCCGGAGAGCATCGAAGGAAGCTGGCGAAACGCGGTCACCACATGCGCGGACTCATTCCGGGCCACGGCCCTGCGCCACCCCTGGGTGTGCGCTGAACTGGGCCAAGCGGGCCTCGCCTACCTCGGCCCCAACCTGGCGTCCGTGATCGAGCGCCTGCTCAACTTGCTGACCCGCACAGGCTTTGCCGATCCGCACACCGCGGTCGATGCCCTCTTCTCCTACTCCATCGGCATGAGCACCACCGAGTCCGCATGGCTGACCACAGTCGCCCGCTCGGGGCAGACCGAAGCCGAATTCCTGGCCCGGCTCCTGGAGCCCACGGCCGCCGAAGGCGGGCACGGCCCCGATGAGCACAACGCCACCGCCGACCTGGACCCCGTCGCGATCCGCGACCTCAAGTTCGCCAACGGCCTCGACATCGTCCTCGACGGCCTGAACACCCGACTGTCCGGAACGTCCTTGTCCGGCGCGCCTTCGGGGGACGCACCGGACAAGGGCTGA
- a CDS encoding TetR/AcrR family transcriptional regulator, with product MTTVATASRRQGRGGRERILAAAARLFAVQGINATGMEQIAERAPVSKRTLYAHFRTKDELVLAHLKDLASTGHTLEGVLVREEVPAKERILALFDPPPAGTDPVRGCPFIDAAVEFPDPQSAVHSYARERKLLMVRLVANLVAELGCRRPTVLAEQLVTLADGAASRAMVLDEADYGRYARTAAEILLDNALPATD from the coding sequence ATGACCACAGTGGCGACGGCATCTCGACGGCAGGGTCGCGGAGGACGGGAGCGCATCCTGGCTGCCGCGGCCAGACTCTTCGCGGTCCAGGGGATCAACGCGACCGGCATGGAGCAGATCGCCGAGCGGGCGCCGGTGTCCAAGCGCACCCTCTACGCACACTTCCGCACCAAGGACGAGCTTGTCCTCGCCCACCTGAAGGACCTCGCCTCGACGGGGCACACTCTGGAGGGTGTGCTGGTACGCGAGGAGGTCCCCGCCAAGGAGAGAATCCTCGCGCTGTTCGATCCGCCCCCGGCCGGCACTGATCCCGTGCGCGGATGCCCTTTCATCGACGCTGCCGTGGAGTTCCCCGACCCGCAGAGCGCGGTCCACTCCTACGCCCGCGAACGGAAGCTGCTGATGGTGCGACTGGTGGCCAACCTGGTAGCGGAACTGGGCTGCCGCCGGCCCACCGTCCTTGCCGAGCAGCTCGTGACCCTCGCGGACGGCGCCGCCAGCCGCGCCATGGTGCTGGACGAGGCGGACTACGGCCGGTACGCGCGGACGGCGGCGGAGATCCTCCTGGACAACGCGCTGCCGGCCACGGACTGA
- a CDS encoding TetR/AcrR family transcriptional regulator, producing MGESNTRARIQRAAAVLFRRHGYSATGLKRIAMEADAPFGSIYHFFPGGKQQLAEDMIRVSGTEYGRMVLALLDSVPDPMESLVRAFEAAADDLAAADYADACPIGTVALEVASSNEVLRVATAEIFEEWVGTATQWFGRWVTEPRTAQSLAYSMIMMLEGAFMLSRAARDPEPLRVAGRSMATLLRTAITPAGED from the coding sequence ATGGGAGAGTCGAACACGCGAGCCAGAATCCAGAGGGCCGCCGCGGTGCTGTTCCGCCGACACGGCTACTCGGCCACCGGCCTGAAGCGGATCGCGATGGAGGCGGACGCACCGTTCGGCTCGATCTACCACTTCTTCCCCGGTGGCAAGCAGCAACTGGCCGAGGACATGATCCGCGTATCCGGAACCGAGTACGGCCGAATGGTCCTGGCTCTGTTGGACAGCGTGCCCGATCCGATGGAGTCCCTCGTGCGCGCATTCGAAGCTGCTGCAGATGACCTTGCTGCGGCCGACTATGCCGACGCGTGCCCGATCGGGACGGTGGCCCTGGAGGTCGCGAGCAGCAATGAGGTGTTGCGGGTCGCGACGGCGGAGATTTTCGAGGAGTGGGTCGGCACGGCGACGCAGTGGTTCGGCCGTTGGGTGACCGAGCCGAGGACGGCGCAGTCCCTCGCGTACTCGATGATCATGATGCTGGAGGGTGCTTTCATGCTCAGCCGGGCTGCCCGAGATCCAGAACCATTGCGGGTGGCCGGCCGATCGATGGCCACCTTGTTGCGCACAGCCATCACCCCGGCCGGCGAGGACTGA
- a CDS encoding RICIN domain-containing protein produces MKRSALFGGTLATAVTFALVLAPASTGIVDQFRNTHSGKCLEVGGRSLNDGATVNQWTCPGGANQKMERLAL; encoded by the coding sequence ATGAAGCGCTCTGCCCTCTTCGGCGGCACCCTCGCCACTGCTGTCACATTTGCACTTGTGCTCGCTCCGGCCTCGACTGGCATTGTCGACCAATTCCGCAACACCCACAGTGGCAAGTGCCTTGAAGTGGGAGGGCGGAGCCTCAACGACGGCGCCACGGTGAACCAGTGGACCTGCCCTGGTGGCGCCAACCAGAAAATGGAACGGCTAGCACTGTGA
- a CDS encoding nitroreductase, with protein MQTGGTRTWEYAEHLIRGRRATRAFRPDPVPEDVLRAIFSLAGAAPSNSNAQPWRVEIVGGARRDRLADALRTAHTERRVTADYPYSEDMYAPVHQERRAAFGAGLYGALGISPDDHPARAAYDAESMGFYGAPHAAFLFITGDGGPRLAADAGAYLQTLLLAMTAYGVASCPQGLLSFYADTVRDELRVDEGKLLVGISFGYADENAPVNQVATDRAALEATTTFHS; from the coding sequence ATGCAGACGGGCGGGACACGAACGTGGGAGTACGCCGAGCATCTGATTCGCGGGCGCCGCGCGACCCGCGCGTTCCGACCCGACCCGGTGCCCGAGGACGTTTTGCGCGCGATCTTCTCCCTCGCCGGCGCCGCACCGTCCAACTCCAACGCGCAGCCGTGGAGGGTCGAGATCGTCGGCGGCGCACGGCGAGACCGTCTGGCCGACGCCCTGCGGACGGCCCACACCGAGCGACGCGTCACGGCCGACTACCCGTACTCCGAGGACATGTACGCTCCCGTCCACCAGGAACGGCGGGCCGCCTTCGGCGCCGGTCTGTACGGAGCGCTGGGCATCAGCCCCGACGACCACCCGGCCCGCGCGGCCTACGACGCGGAGAGCATGGGCTTCTACGGAGCTCCCCACGCCGCGTTTCTGTTCATCACCGGCGATGGCGGGCCGCGACTGGCCGCCGACGCCGGCGCCTACCTGCAGACGCTGCTGCTGGCCATGACCGCATATGGCGTGGCCAGTTGCCCACAGGGCCTGCTCAGCTTCTACGCCGACACCGTCCGCGACGAACTCCGCGTGGACGAAGGGAAGCTGCTCGTGGGGATCTCCTTCGGCTACGCAGACGAGAACGCGCCGGTCAACCAGGTCGCGACCGACCGGGCGGCCTTGGAGGCGACCACCACCTTCCACAGCTAG